One Streptomyces sp. V4I8 genomic window carries:
- a CDS encoding 2-hydroxyacid dehydrogenase → MTNGTSVRVVAAGDHFILPSLITQAISHELTCDVSELTLGWPLDPFGPVAEVTEASDAQDELIEALTGAQVLVTQMGPVTERVLDACPDLRLVVVCRGGPVNVNLDAAKRHDVRVCYAPGRNAAATAEFTVGMMLAALRRIPQAHDLLARQASWEGATYYTYEHSGLELEDLPVGLVGYGAVGSRVARVLCAFGARVMVYDPYVHGEIHGLRMASLDELLHISRVITLHARLTTETRNLIGARELALLPEGAVVVNAARGPLLDEEALCDALASGHLSAAALDTYVREPLPPDSRLRALADRVVLTPHLGGASRAVAEKAAAIAAAEVGRWARGEPLAHCLT, encoded by the coding sequence ATGACCAACGGGACCAGCGTGCGCGTGGTGGCCGCGGGCGACCACTTCATCCTGCCGTCGCTCATCACTCAGGCGATCAGCCACGAACTCACCTGCGACGTCAGCGAGTTGACTCTGGGCTGGCCGCTGGACCCCTTCGGCCCGGTGGCCGAGGTGACGGAGGCGAGCGACGCCCAGGACGAACTGATCGAGGCGCTCACCGGCGCCCAGGTGCTGGTCACCCAGATGGGCCCGGTGACGGAGCGCGTCCTCGACGCCTGCCCCGACCTGCGGCTGGTGGTCGTCTGCCGGGGCGGCCCGGTGAACGTCAACCTCGATGCGGCCAAACGGCACGACGTCCGGGTCTGCTACGCCCCCGGCCGCAACGCCGCCGCCACCGCCGAGTTCACGGTCGGCATGATGCTGGCGGCCCTGCGCCGCATCCCCCAGGCCCACGATCTCCTCGCCCGGCAGGCCAGTTGGGAGGGGGCGACCTACTACACCTACGAGCACAGCGGCCTGGAGCTGGAGGACCTGCCGGTCGGGCTGGTCGGCTACGGGGCCGTGGGCAGCAGGGTCGCGCGCGTGCTGTGCGCGTTCGGGGCACGCGTGATGGTGTACGACCCGTACGTCCACGGCGAGATCCACGGCCTACGGATGGCGTCCCTCGACGAACTCCTCCACATCTCCCGGGTGATCACGCTGCACGCCCGCCTCACCACCGAGACCCGGAACCTGATCGGCGCCCGTGAGCTCGCCCTGCTGCCGGAGGGCGCGGTCGTGGTGAACGCGGCGCGGGGCCCCTTGCTGGACGAGGAGGCACTGTGCGACGCGCTGGCGAGCGGTCATCTGTCGGCAGCGGCACTCGACACCTACGTACGGGAGCCGCTACCCCCGGACTCCCGCCTGCGCGCCCTGGCCGACCGCGTGGTCCTCACCCCACACCTGGGCGGGGCGTCCCGCGCGGTGGCGGAGAAGGCGGCGGCGATCGCCGCCGCAGAGGTGGGCCGCTGGGCACGCGGGGAGCCGCTGGCCCACTGTCTGACTTAG